A single Lactuca sativa cultivar Salinas chromosome 8, Lsat_Salinas_v11, whole genome shotgun sequence DNA region contains:
- the LOC128127634 gene encoding uncharacterized protein LOC128127634: MGYIYEAMDKAKEQIAYSFNNKFNEYKAFFKIIDDRWNCQLHQDLHATGHYLNLSIFYNNPGVKEDSEVIKGLMVCIHKMSSEEDETKIRQELSIYTGAEELFAQHMVVKLRTTLAPTKWWMQYGSSTPTLKKFAVKVLSLTYPFEKRNRLERKKLNDLVYIKYNRALRRKYDMRDMINPIILEDSHIHDPFEWLVSDDDGLVFEGDDLRWDVVAEAIGVDESVHLTRRTTTPGGRQGVM; this comes from the exons ATGGGGTACATTTATGAAGCCATGGATAAGGCAAAGGAGCAGATTGCATACTCATTCAACAATAAATTTAACGAATACAAAGCTTTCTTCAAAATCATTGATGACAGGTGGAATTGTCAACTTCACCAAGATTTGCATGCGACTGGTCACTATCTGAATCTAAGTATTTTTTACAACAACCCAGGAGTGAAAGAAGATAGTGAGGTGATTAAGGGCTTGATGGTATGCATACATAAGATGTCATCAGAAGAAGACGAGACCAAGATTCGCCAAGAGCTCTCTATATATACCGGTGCAGAAGAGTTATTTGCGCAACATATGGTTGTTAAATTAAGAACAACACTTGCACCAACGAAATGGTGGATGCAATATGGATCATCAACACCAACACTTAAGAAGTTTGCTGTGAAGGTGTTGAGTCTTACTT ATCCATTCGAAAAAAGAAACCGTCTTGAACGAAAAAAACTAAATGATTTAGTTTACATCAAATATAATCGAGCATTAAGGAGGAAGTATGATATGCGGGATATGATCAACCCGATAATCTTGGAAGACTCGCACATACATGACCCGTTTGAGTGGTTGGTGAGTGATGATGATGGTCTCGTGTTTGAGGGTGATGACTTGAGATGGGATGTTGTGGCAGAGGCTATAGGGGTGGATGAGTCGGTTCATCTAACTAGAAGAACAACAACACCAGGTGGGAGGCAAGGGGTGATGTAA
- the LOC111917782 gene encoding putative lysine-specific demethylase JMJ16, whose product MMGTELIRHHVKEENMEIPSIPPGFESLTAFSLKRVDNSSQTTKDEPGVNYIDDEDVRRSIKRRPWINHGRTDTTSEDESDSKQNQTLGAQLPKGVVRGCEDCSNCQKVIARWHPGEARMPDLLDAPVFHPSEEEFEDTLKYIASIREKAEPYGICRIVPPPSWKPPCPLKEKTVWESSRFSTRIQRIDKLQNRDSLKKIFTPNYHKKRKQRKCSKAVSDNNSSPVEPEAGFGFGFEPGPQFTLKEFEKYADDFKNQYFMKNNNSEPSVETIEGEYWRMVEKPSEQVEVLYGADLETGTFGSGFPKESNQIQIQIQIPGGPHEKFVRSGWNLNNLPRLPGSVLSYENSDISGVLVPWLYIGMCFSSFCWHVEDHHLYSMNYMHFGASKLWYGVPGKDAIKLEAAMRKNLPDLFAEQPDLLHKLVTQLSPSILKSEGVPVFRCVQNPGEFILTFPRAYHSGFNCGFNCAEAVNVAPVDWLPHGQNAIELYREHARKTSISHDKLLLGASRDAVKAHWELNLLRRNTPSNLKWKDVCGKDGVLSKALKARVEMERVRREFHCKGSQVLKMEESFDDKSERECSVCFFDLHLSAAGCHRCSPVKYSCLNHAKQFCSCSSASKFFLFRHDINDLSILVEALEGKLSSIYRWAKLDLGLSLSSYVVAKDDDDSSQIPPGHNGNSTYTNITPEKPSKPSCMATDTVILVSDDEDEGEGESPPLADMESTRGSHPETVNIPNPVKSEDVSNIKETGVCGQNSLDRYYRQKGPRMAKVVRRINCNPEPLDFGVVQSGHSWCDARAIYPKGFRSRVKYISILDPTDMCYYISEIQDGGHDRPLFMVSLEDCENEVFIHLSAVRCWDMVRERVNNEISKQHKLGRSKLPPLQPPGSLDGMEMFGFLSPSILQRFQSMDRNRVSREYWESRPFHSDDNGDLNTNTNTNTGGDDASLMVSLFEKGSLEELNMLVSVLVKGNSTADWTQLQTLVSEEIQKRKT is encoded by the exons ATGATGGGGACAGAACTCATCAGGCATCATGTTAAAGAAGAGAACATGGAAATTCCATCTATTCCACCAGGTTTTGAGTCACTTACAGCTTTTTCCCTAAAAAGAGTGGACAATAGTTCACAGACAACAAAGGATGAACCAGGGGTTAACTACATTGATGATGAAGATGTAAGAAGGTCTATTAAGCGTAGACCATGGATAAACCATGGCAGAACTGATACCACTTCTGAAGACGAGTCTGATTCTAAGCAG AATCAAACTTTGGGTGCTCAGCTTCCTAAAGGGGTTGTCCGTGGATGTGAAGACTGTAGTAACTGCCAAAAG GTCATTGCAAGATGGCATCCTGGTGAAGCTCGCATGCCTGATCTTCTTGATGCTCCTGTTTTTCACCCGAGTGAAGAG GAATTTGAAGATACACTAAAGTACATTGCTAGCATACGTGAAAAAGCTGAACCATATGGTATATGTCGTATAGTGCCACCTCCTTCCTGGAAACCTCCATGCCCTCTCAAGGAAAAAACCGTGTGGGAATCTTCAAGATTTTCTACACGTATCCAGAGAATCGACAAGCTTCAAAATCGagattctttaaaaaaaatattcacaCCAAATTACcacaaaaaaagaaaacaaagaaaatgCTCGAAAGCAGTGTCAGATAATAACTCATCCCCTGTTGAACCCGAAgctggttttggttttggttttgaacCGGGTCCACAATTCACCCTTAAGGAATTTGAAAAGTATGCAGACGATTTCAAAAACCAGTATTTCATGAAAAATAACAATTCTGAACCTTCGGTTGAAACAATCGAGGGTGAATATTGGCGTATGGTAGAAAAGCCTTCTGAACAAGTTGAGGTGCTTTATGGTGCTGATTTGGAAACTGGCACGTTTGGTAGCGGGTTTCCAAAAGAATCtaatcaaattcaaattcaaattcaaatccCAGGTGGGCCCCACGAGAAGTTTGTTAGATCTGGTTGGAACTTGAACAACCTTCCGAGGTTACCGGGGTCCGTTCTCTCATACGAAAACAGTGATATATCGGGTGTTTTGGTCCCTTGGTTGTATATCGGAATGTGCTTTTCATCATTTTGTTGGCATGTTGAAGATCATCATTTATATTCAATGAATTACATgcattttggggcttcaaaattATGGTATGGAGTGCCTGGAAAAGACGCGATTAAACTTGAAGCAGCTATGAGAAAGAATTTACCCGATCTTTTTGCTGAACAACCAGACTTGCTTCATAAACTGGTGACACAGCTTTCCCCATCCATACTAAAATCAGAAGGGGTCCCGGTTTTTCGATGTGTTCAAAATCCCGGAGAGTTTATTTTGACTTTTCCCCGGGCGTATCATTCGGGTTTTAATTGCGGGTTTAATTGTGCGGAAGCGGTCAATGTGGCCCCCGTTGACTGGTTACCGCATGGTCAAAACGCGATTGAACTGTATCGTGAACATGCCCGCAAGACTTCAATTTCTCATGATAAATTGCTGCTTGGAGCTTCAAGAGATGCTGTGAAAGCTCATTGGGAGCTTAATCTACTCAGAAGAAACACACCGAGCAATTTAAAATGGAAAGATGTTTGTGGAAAAGATGGGGTTTTATCGAAAGCGCTTAAGGCACGTGTAGAGATGGAGAGGGTAAGGAGGGAATTTCACTGCAAGGGTTCACAGGTGTTGAAAATGGAGGAGAGTTTTGATGATAAAAGTGAGAGGGAATGCAGTGTGTGCTTTTTTGACCTACATCTCTCAGCTGCAGGCTGTCACCGTTGTTCGCCTGTGAAATATTCTTGCTTAAACCATGCGAAACAGTTTTGTTCATGTTCTTCAGCTTCAAAATTCTTCCTTTTTCGTCATGATATCAATGATTTAAGTATATTGGTTGAAGCTTTGGAAGGGAAATTGAGTTCTATATATCGATGGGCAAAACTTGATCTCGGACTTTCTCTATCTTCCTATGTAGTAGCTAAAGATGATGATGACTCTTCACAAATCCCCCCAGGGCATAATGGTAATTCTACATACACAAATATAACTCCCGAGAAACCTTCAAAGCCTTCATGTATGGCGACTGATACTGTCATACTTGTTAGTGATGATGAGGATGAGGGTGAGGGTGAGTCCCCACCACTTGCTGACATGGAATCAACACGTGGGTCCCATCCGGAAACTGTTAACATTCCAAATCCTGTGAAATCTGAAGATGTGTCAAATATAAAAGAGACTGGTGTTTGTGGTCAAAATAGTTTGGATAGATATTATCGCCAAAAAGGTCCTCGCATGGCAAAAGTTGTTAGAAGAATAAACTGTAATCCCGAGCCCTTGGATTTTGGTGTAGTGCAATCTGGACATTCATGGTGCGACGCTCGTGCTATTTACCCTAAAG GTTTCAGgagtcgggttaagtacataagCATTTTAGATCCAACAGATATGTGTTACTACATTTCAGAGATCCAGGATGGAGGACATGACAGACCTCTATTTATG gtTTCGTTGGAGGATTGTGAGAATGAAGTGTTTATTCATTTATCAGCTGTAAGATGTTGGGACATGGTTCGAGAGAGAGTAAATAATGAAATCTCAAAGCAACATAAGCTTGGAAGGTCAAAGCTTCCTCCTTTACAGCCTCCTGGAAGCCTGGATGGCATGGAAATGTTTGGGTTTTTATCTCCCTCTATCTTACAG CGTTTTCAGTCAATGGATAGGAATCGGGTGAGTAGAGAGTACTGGGAATCACGGCCTTTCCACTCTGATGATAATGGGGATttaaatacaaatacaaatacaaatacaggAGGAGATGATGCTTCTTTAATGGTTAGTTTGTTTGAGAAGGGGAGTTTAGAGGAGTTAAATATGTTAGTTAGTGTTTTGGTTAAAGGTAATTCAACTGCTGACTGGACCCAGCTCCAAACACTTGTTAGTGAAGAGATACAAAAGCGCAAAACATGA